The Marinobacter halotolerans genome includes a window with the following:
- a CDS encoding LysR family transcriptional regulator — translation MNSIDTFNLDTRALATFVAVLDEGSVSRAAVRLGVSQSAVSHTLDRLRQALGDALFVKSGRGIVPTRYAVQAGPHIRQILDELHALPSGPPFSPETAEFTFTIAANDYQRDLLLPGLANIFRQQAPGIRLQVIPSGIPNADMLRKDVCDLIISPHAPETTDIMQRGLMTDHMVVFYDPACRKAPETLADYLKADHIGILFGAGEKTALEGSLAARGLNRRTAVTVSNFSGLPAFLRGTDRLATAPGRMSDQLLSGFASAPLPFDYKPFTLLMLWHKRHQTDPAHRWIRNQLNSVAASLNS, via the coding sequence ATGAATTCCATTGATACATTCAATCTCGACACCCGGGCCCTGGCCACCTTTGTGGCGGTACTGGATGAAGGCAGCGTTTCCCGGGCCGCGGTGCGCCTGGGCGTGAGCCAGTCTGCCGTCAGCCATACTCTCGACCGACTACGCCAGGCCCTGGGCGATGCACTGTTCGTCAAATCCGGGCGGGGCATTGTGCCGACTCGCTATGCAGTTCAGGCAGGGCCCCACATCCGCCAGATTCTGGACGAACTCCATGCGCTGCCCTCGGGCCCGCCTTTCAGTCCGGAAACCGCCGAATTCACCTTTACCATCGCCGCCAATGACTATCAGCGGGATCTGCTATTGCCCGGCCTGGCCAACATCTTCCGCCAGCAGGCCCCGGGCATCCGGCTTCAGGTTATCCCCTCCGGCATTCCCAATGCCGACATGCTTCGCAAGGACGTATGCGACCTGATCATTTCGCCCCACGCTCCGGAAACCACAGACATTATGCAACGCGGTTTAATGACGGATCACATGGTGGTGTTCTACGACCCTGCCTGCCGAAAGGCGCCGGAAACCCTGGCGGATTATCTGAAAGCCGACCATATCGGTATTCTGTTCGGCGCCGGTGAGAAGACTGCCCTTGAAGGGTCTCTCGCCGCGCGCGGCCTGAACCGTCGAACAGCGGTTACGGTATCCAACTTTTCCGGCTTACCGGCGTTTCTGCGGGGCACCGACAGGCTCGCGACAGCGCCTGGAAGAATGAGCGATCAGCTTTTAAGCGGCTTTGCCAGCGCCCCGCTACCTTTCGACTACAAACCCTTCACCCTGCTGATGCTCTGGCACAAACGCCACCAGACAGACCCCGCCCACCGGTGGATTCGCAACCAACTGAACAGCGTTGCCGCATCACTGAACAGCTAA
- a CDS encoding Bcr/CflA family multidrug efflux MFS transporter gives MLALTSIWTTVLLAAAVALGPLAIDMYLPALPMIGDDLSASAAQVQLTLSLYLIGFAIAQLLCGPLADRFGRKPIMIGGFVLFAIASIGCALAESIETLLAFRFLQALGGSAGPVLGRAAVRDIYNPREAARIMAILASIMALAPAIAPTLGGFMMVSLGWESLFLALGAYSLVMALVVAFGIPEPMKPEHRQSMAIGSLLRNYRAIGSDIRFIGYTLTNSLTFAGLFAFLSGSSFVLIEFFGVKPEHFGLFFACVVAGYIAGNLTAIRLGHRLVPDQILVRGLVVAVLGGVTMAMLAMEGVHSVWAIILPQMVFMVGVGMVLPQTMAGALASFPAMAGSASALFGFIQMVVAAFIGVLVGYFHNGTPVVMATIIALCAVSALASYLLLVRRYPAAEFQTA, from the coding sequence ATGCTTGCGCTTACCAGTATCTGGACAACAGTATTGCTCGCCGCCGCAGTTGCGCTCGGCCCACTGGCTATTGATATGTATCTGCCGGCACTGCCAATGATTGGTGATGATCTTTCTGCCAGCGCCGCCCAAGTGCAGCTGACGCTCAGCCTCTATCTGATTGGTTTTGCCATTGCACAGTTATTGTGTGGCCCACTGGCTGATCGTTTCGGCCGCAAACCGATCATGATTGGTGGCTTTGTGCTGTTTGCGATTGCCAGCATTGGCTGTGCGCTGGCGGAAAGCATTGAAACGCTGCTTGCGTTCCGCTTTTTGCAGGCGCTGGGCGGCTCTGCTGGCCCGGTACTGGGCCGTGCGGCGGTTCGGGATATTTATAACCCTCGCGAAGCTGCCCGTATCATGGCGATTCTTGCCAGCATCATGGCCCTGGCGCCGGCTATTGCGCCCACTCTAGGCGGTTTCATGATGGTAAGTCTGGGCTGGGAGTCGCTGTTTCTGGCGCTGGGCGCCTATTCATTGGTGATGGCACTGGTAGTCGCGTTTGGTATTCCCGAGCCGATGAAGCCGGAGCATCGTCAGTCCATGGCCATCGGCAGCCTGCTCCGGAATTACCGGGCTATCGGGTCGGATATCCGGTTTATCGGCTACACCCTGACCAACTCCCTGACTTTTGCCGGGCTGTTTGCGTTTCTGTCCGGGTCGTCTTTCGTGTTGATCGAGTTTTTCGGCGTAAAGCCGGAGCATTTCGGGCTGTTTTTCGCCTGTGTCGTGGCCGGGTATATTGCCGGTAACCTGACCGCCATCCGCCTGGGGCATCGCCTGGTGCCGGATCAGATTCTGGTGCGCGGGCTTGTCGTTGCTGTGCTCGGCGGCGTGACCATGGCGATGCTGGCGATGGAGGGCGTTCACAGCGTCTGGGCCATTATTCTGCCGCAGATGGTATTTATGGTCGGCGTCGGTATGGTGCTACCCCAGACCATGGCCGGCGCATTGGCCAGCTTTCCCGCCATGGCCGGTTCAGCCTCGGCGCTGTTTGGCTTTATCCAGATGGTGGTGGCGGCGTTTATTGGCGTTCTGGTAGGCTACTTTCACAACGGTACGCCGGTGGTCATGGCCACCATAATTGCTCTGTGCGCCGTGTCGGCACTGGCCAGCTACCTGCTTCTGGTTCGCCGTTATCCGGCGGCCGAGTTCCAAACAGCCTGA
- the tpx gene encoding thiol peroxidase produces the protein MAQVSRGGNPIQVSGTFPQPGEQAPEFTLTNQGLEEVTLENWAGKRKVLNIVPSLDTPTCATSTRKFNEKAGGLDNTVVLVIAADLPFAMGRFCGAEGLDNVITLSTFRNYSFQQDYGVAIQDGPLAGLCARGVVVLDENNKVIHSELVDDIKNEPDYDAALSAL, from the coding sequence ATGGCCCAGGTCTCTCGCGGCGGTAACCCGATTCAAGTCAGCGGAACATTTCCCCAACCCGGCGAGCAGGCGCCAGAGTTCACCCTGACCAATCAGGGACTGGAAGAGGTCACCCTGGAAAACTGGGCGGGCAAACGGAAGGTGCTGAACATTGTTCCGAGTCTGGACACACCCACCTGTGCCACCTCCACCCGCAAATTCAATGAGAAGGCCGGCGGCCTCGACAATACCGTGGTACTGGTCATCGCAGCCGATCTTCCATTTGCCATGGGGCGCTTCTGCGGCGCCGAAGGCCTGGACAACGTGATCACCCTGTCCACCTTCCGCAACTACAGTTTTCAGCAGGATTACGGTGTTGCCATTCAGGATGGCCCGCTGGCCGGTCTCTGTGCCCGAGGCGTGGTAGTTCTGGATGAGAACAACAAGGTCATCCACAGCGAGCTGGTTGACGATATCAAGAACGAGCCGGACTATGACGCAGCGCTGAGCGCGCTGTAA
- a CDS encoding MATE family efflux transporter, whose translation MTWPMLFGVLSLMTFQLVDSAFIGQLGRDPLAALGFTLPMQQLIIGLQVGLGIATTAIISRTLGEGDELRAERLGGLVVLVGATLVLVLCVGLWLSQTLIMTLLGAEESLLPLIRTYWTPWLLSAWMGAMLYFGYSVCRSHGDTRLPGYLMVATSVLNIALDPLYIFVFDWGLPGAALATVTSFALGCLFIYPKLLKSRWLRFDLAALALTRSLRQLGAIMAPAMVSQLMPPASAMLATAIVAGFGSAAVAAWGLGTRLEFFSIVVVLALTMSMPPMIGRMLGEGKLERIRSLIRLAVRFVVVWHLAIGLLWAATSGLASELFTSDKAVSDVLGSYLVRVPLSYSGLGVCILMVSVCNALGMAMRGLLVSTLRLFACFLPFLWVGAQLGGISGLMTGALIGNLLAGVMAYLFYRRGIRLLTARA comes from the coding sequence ATGACCTGGCCCATGCTGTTCGGTGTCCTCTCGCTGATGACCTTTCAGCTAGTGGACAGCGCCTTTATCGGCCAGCTGGGCCGAGACCCACTGGCCGCGCTCGGTTTCACCCTCCCCATGCAGCAGCTGATCATCGGCTTGCAGGTGGGACTGGGCATTGCCACCACGGCCATCATTTCCAGAACGCTCGGCGAGGGCGATGAGCTCCGGGCCGAACGCCTGGGTGGACTGGTGGTGCTGGTGGGCGCCACGCTGGTGCTCGTACTCTGCGTGGGGCTCTGGCTCTCTCAAACCCTGATCATGACCCTGCTGGGCGCCGAAGAGAGTCTGCTGCCGCTTATTCGTACCTACTGGACTCCCTGGCTCCTTTCCGCCTGGATGGGCGCAATGCTGTACTTCGGTTATAGCGTCTGCCGATCCCATGGTGACACCCGGCTGCCCGGGTACCTGATGGTGGCCACCAGCGTGCTGAATATCGCGCTGGACCCGCTCTACATCTTTGTTTTTGACTGGGGCCTGCCCGGCGCCGCCCTGGCGACCGTAACGTCCTTTGCCCTGGGTTGCCTGTTCATCTATCCCAAGCTGCTGAAATCACGGTGGCTGCGGTTCGACCTGGCCGCACTGGCGCTGACCCGGTCGCTGCGTCAACTGGGCGCAATTATGGCGCCAGCCATGGTCAGCCAGCTAATGCCGCCGGCCTCGGCCATGCTGGCTACAGCCATTGTGGCGGGTTTCGGGTCCGCCGCGGTGGCCGCCTGGGGGCTGGGCACGCGGCTGGAGTTTTTCTCGATTGTGGTGGTGCTGGCACTGACCATGTCGATGCCCCCGATGATTGGCCGCATGCTGGGGGAAGGCAAACTTGAGCGCATCCGCAGCCTGATCCGCTTGGCCGTGCGCTTTGTGGTGGTCTGGCATCTGGCGATTGGTTTGCTATGGGCCGCCACCTCTGGGCTGGCCTCGGAGCTGTTCACCAGTGACAAAGCGGTCAGCGACGTGCTCGGCAGCTACCTTGTTCGGGTACCGCTGAGCTACAGCGGCCTGGGTGTGTGTATCCTGATGGTGTCCGTATGCAATGCTCTGGGAATGGCCATGCGTGGGCTGCTGGTGTCCACGCTGCGACTGTTCGCCTGTTTTCTGCCGTTTCTCTGGGTTGGGGCGCAACTGGGCGGCATCAGCGGCCTGATGACCGGGGCGCTGATCGGCAATCTGCTGGCCGGTGTTATGGCCTACCTGTTCTACCGCCGGGGCATTCGACTGCTGACTGCCAGGGCCTGA
- a CDS encoding thioesterase family protein, with the protein MARIKLSFPDNVFYFETQMPVRITDINGANHLGNDALISMLSEARAQFLVNYGIQEAGNDGIGIIVTDLATMYQSESFFPEMLRFEVGLMDFNKYGGDFVFRVTKAQSGQPVAMAKYGFVFFDYQRKSVVPMPDSFRARFGTD; encoded by the coding sequence TTGGCCCGCATCAAGCTTTCATTCCCGGACAACGTCTTTTACTTCGAGACCCAGATGCCGGTTCGCATCACCGACATCAACGGCGCCAACCACCTGGGCAACGACGCCCTGATCTCCATGCTGTCCGAAGCCCGGGCCCAGTTCCTGGTGAATTATGGCATTCAGGAGGCCGGAAACGACGGCATCGGCATCATCGTGACCGACCTGGCCACCATGTACCAGTCGGAATCCTTCTTCCCGGAAATGCTCCGCTTTGAAGTCGGCCTGATGGACTTCAACAAATACGGCGGCGATTTCGTATTCCGCGTGACCAAAGCCCAAAGCGGTCAGCCGGTTGCGATGGCCAAGTATGGTTTCGTGTTTTTCGATTATCAGCGCAAGTCCGTGGTGCCCATGCCCGACAGCTTCCGGGCCAGGTTCGGTACTGACTGA
- a CDS encoding MBL fold metallo-hydrolase, with the protein MDIRPAATLVLTRDTAKGMQVLLLQRTWEAVFLPGFYVFPGGAVDDDERHARHHAAGPEDSEISQTMSLDEGGADYMLAAVRECFEEAGILLAHGDDGKPVDAGHPVHQEREALFQGDVGFAELCRKHGLTVPLDRLAYLGHWTTPPGPPRRFDTRFFVTAAPEGQPASHDGTETIDHVWLTPAEALDDHWAGRRLLGLPTLQTLRLLNDFDSTEAVTRYAHANLPAPAPSKPWPALKKQATVELEPGAPAYDEARKLDPEAEGSTRAEIIPGEQVEIAAGVIRLTAPNPGMMTGPGTNTYILGRERFTVLDPGPDHEGHIKRLLELTGGVIDQVIVTHTHLDHSPAVATLKAKTGCRVFGLKAPEGPGQDQSFLPDDEPEQGDLIVTEAGILKAIHTPGHASNHICFLLVDQQLLFSGDHIMQGSTVVINPPDGDMKAYIESLYDLLAEPVQFIAPAHGFLMGQPGSVIDYLITHRLAREHKVERALKQVGPTDLKTLTAKAYEDVPPALHGVASRSALAHLLKLEAEHRAACREDLWQAL; encoded by the coding sequence ATGGATATTCGACCTGCTGCGACGCTGGTTTTAACACGAGATACGGCCAAAGGCATGCAGGTGTTGCTTCTGCAGCGCACCTGGGAGGCCGTTTTTCTGCCTGGCTTTTATGTATTTCCAGGGGGCGCCGTTGACGATGACGAAAGACATGCACGCCATCACGCGGCAGGGCCGGAAGACTCCGAAATCAGCCAGACCATGAGCCTGGACGAAGGCGGGGCCGATTATATGCTGGCTGCCGTAAGGGAGTGCTTCGAAGAGGCGGGTATCCTTCTGGCCCATGGTGATGATGGCAAGCCGGTGGACGCAGGGCATCCAGTTCATCAGGAACGGGAGGCGCTGTTTCAGGGCGACGTTGGCTTTGCGGAGCTTTGCCGCAAGCATGGATTGACCGTTCCACTGGACCGGCTCGCCTACCTGGGGCACTGGACCACACCGCCCGGGCCGCCCCGGCGTTTTGATACTCGTTTTTTTGTGACGGCTGCACCCGAAGGACAGCCCGCAAGCCATGACGGCACGGAGACCATTGATCACGTCTGGCTAACGCCAGCCGAGGCGCTGGATGACCATTGGGCCGGGCGGCGTCTGCTGGGGCTGCCGACGCTCCAGACCCTGCGTCTACTGAACGATTTCGACAGTACCGAAGCCGTCACGCGGTACGCCCATGCCAACCTGCCTGCTCCAGCGCCCAGCAAGCCCTGGCCGGCGCTGAAGAAGCAGGCCACTGTGGAACTCGAGCCGGGCGCGCCGGCCTACGACGAAGCGCGAAAACTGGACCCGGAAGCGGAAGGCAGCACCCGGGCCGAGATCATTCCGGGTGAGCAGGTGGAGATTGCTGCCGGGGTTATCCGGCTGACCGCGCCCAACCCGGGAATGATGACCGGTCCTGGCACCAACACCTACATTCTGGGCAGGGAGCGATTTACCGTGCTGGATCCGGGCCCGGATCATGAGGGCCATATCAAGCGGTTGCTTGAGCTGACCGGCGGGGTGATCGATCAGGTGATTGTAACCCACACTCATCTGGACCACTCGCCGGCGGTAGCAACGTTGAAGGCGAAAACCGGTTGTCGAGTCTTTGGCCTCAAAGCACCAGAAGGGCCCGGGCAGGACCAGAGCTTTCTGCCTGACGACGAACCGGAACAGGGCGATCTGATTGTGACCGAAGCGGGGATTCTCAAGGCCATCCATACGCCGGGCCATGCCTCCAATCATATTTGTTTCCTGCTGGTAGACCAGCAGCTGCTTTTCTCCGGGGATCACATCATGCAGGGCTCCACCGTGGTCATTAATCCGCCGGACGGCGACATGAAGGCGTACATCGAATCGCTTTATGATCTGCTTGCCGAACCGGTGCAGTTCATTGCGCCGGCCCACGGCTTCCTGATGGGCCAGCCGGGGTCGGTGATCGACTATCTGATCACCCACCGGCTGGCGCGGGAGCATAAGGTTGAACGGGCACTGAAACAGGTGGGCCCGACAGATCTGAAGACGTTGACCGCCAAGGCCTATGAAGACGTGCCGCCGGCGCTTCACGGTGTCGCCTCAAGATCCGCACTTGCCCACCTGCTGAAGCTTGAGGCGGAACACCGCGCCGCCTGCCGGGAGGATCTGTGGCAGGCTCTGTGA